A DNA window from Acropora palmata chromosome 12, jaAcrPala1.3, whole genome shotgun sequence contains the following coding sequences:
- the LOC141860785 gene encoding uromodulin-like, with protein sequence MLRGHVFQEHNVANILACSLLCNSNIRCQSINYVISRHLCELNSRTKEARPEDYVQDADRFPWVPFSCQEIKASEGTSAVSGNYWLDSIKPVYFLLSKDIDECASGIHNCINGTANCINTVGSYTCACKSGYRGDGRSYCIPDGKWKHVQPTGFANVSSCSTLVQTCLCKLECQSYKKLSSASRKVTHGSSPRLCDITLKPGWFRFQGDTGTKMPSWCVPTHRCGTDIPGWLNGTHPGEDEGIVTRQVHFHWSSNCHYWSLDIQVKNCSGYYVYYLRETRCKARYCGTD encoded by the exons ATGTTAAGAGGTCACGTGTTTCAAGAACACAATGTTGCAAACATCTTGGCCTGCAGTCTGTTATGTAACTCCAACATCCGTTGCCAGAGCATCAATTACGTCATAAGCCGTCATTTGTGCGAGTTGAACAGCCGGACAAAAGAAGCAAGACCAGAAGATTATGTTCAAGATGCTGATCGG TTCCCTTGGGTTCCATTCTCCTGCCAGGAGATCAAAGCAAGCGAAGGAACTAGTGCAGTCAGCGGTAACTATTGGCTTGATTCCATCAAACCTG TATATTTTTTACTCTCAAAAGATATTGATGAATGTGCTAGCGGAATTCACAATTGTATCAATGGCACAGCTAATTGCATAAATACAGTTGGATCTTACACGTGCGCCTGCAAATCGGGTTACCGTGGAGATGGGCGGAGTTACTGCATACCAGATGGTAAGTGGAAACATGTTCAACCGACAGGTTTTGCTAATGTCAGCTCTTGTTCAACCCTGG TGCAAACTTGTTTATGCAAGTTag AATGCCAAAGCTACAAAAAATTGAGCAGTGCCTCCAGAAAAGTGACCCACGGCTCTTCGCCTCGCCTTTGTGACATTACCCTTAAGCCTGGATGGTTTCGTTTCCAAGGAGACACGGGAACAAAAATGCCCTCTTGGTGTGTTCCAACTCATAGATGCGGAACAGACATTCCTGGCTGGTTAAATGGCACTCATCCAGGGGAAGACGAGGGCATTGTGACGCGACAGGTGCATTTCCACTGGAGTTCAAACTGTCACTATTGGTCCCTCGATATTCAAGTGAAGAACTGCAGTGGGTACTACGTGTATTACCTCAGAGAAACAAGATGTAAAGCTCGTTACTGTGGCACCGATTGA